From Candidatus Dormiibacterota bacterium, a single genomic window includes:
- a CDS encoding DUF6458 family protein, which produces MGLGVGIVLVAIGAILAFAVGNVNTAGTVDLHSVGYILLIVGVIAVVLSMVFWSSWGGSGVSGRRRTTTIDEG; this is translated from the coding sequence ATGGGTCTCGGAGTCGGCATCGTTCTGGTCGCCATCGGGGCGATCCTGGCCTTCGCAGTCGGCAACGTGAACACGGCGGGGACGGTCGACCTCCACTCCGTGGGGTACATCCTGCTCATCGTCGGCGTGATCGCCGTCGTGCTCTCGATGGTGTTCTGGTCGTCGTGGGGCGGCTCGGGCGTCAGCGGCCGGCGGCGCACCACCACCATCGACGAGGGCTGA